A portion of the Osmerus mordax isolate fOsmMor3 chromosome 22, fOsmMor3.pri, whole genome shotgun sequence genome contains these proteins:
- the LOC136965889 gene encoding calcitonin gene-related peptide type 1 receptor-like — protein MDGSGILTLMLLFSARGLFVLGSSMDNETNLDPQISHQSISDSRNKIVTAQYECYQKIMKDYTHDKQESVCGRTWDGWLCWEDTEAGFTTEQHCPDYYNNFDTKEVASKVCTETGNWGRHPESNRTWTNFTLCRGNSTEGEMNAKNLLYLVLIGHGLSLISLFISLGIFFHFKSLSCQRITLHKNLFFSFVLNSIITIIWLTVADNRELVESNPVSCKVVTFIHLYLFGCNYFWMLCEGIYLHTLIVVAVFAEKQHLMWYYLLGWGFPLIPALIHAVARCCYYNDNCWISSDTSLLYIIHGPICAALLVNLFFLLNIVRVLITKLKVTHHAEFSLYMKAVRATLILVPLLGIQFVLLPYKPEGRSAEIYGYVMNILMNYQGLLVATIFCFFNGEVQSVLRRHWNQQRMQFGGTFAHADVFRSASYVASSLTEVHRCYSIDGHTEHMNGKNYLDIETTIHRSDNPFA, from the exons ATGGATGGAAGCGGCATACTCACACTTATGCTGCTGTTTTCTGCCAGAGGG CTGTTTGTGCTGGGGAGTTCTATGGACAACGAGACCAATCTGGATCCCCAAATCTCCCATCAGAGCATCAGTGACTCCCGGAACAAGATTGTGACGGCTCAGTATGAATGCTACCAGAAAATTATGAAAGACTATACTCACGACAAACAAG aaTCGGTGTGCGGCAGGACCTGGGATGGCTGGCTGTGTTGGGAGGACACAGAGGCAGGCTTCACTACAGAGCAGCACTGTCCAGACTACTATAACAACTTTGATACTAAAG AAGTGGCATCCAAAGTTTGTACTGAAACAGGTAATTGGGGTCGCCACCCCGAAAGTAATAGAACATGGACAAACTTCACACTGTGCAGGGGCAACTCCACGGAAGGTGAAATG AATGCGAAGAACCTCCTCTACTTAGTTCTAATCGGCCATGGATTATCATTAATATCTCTGTTCATCTCATTGGGAATATTCTTTCACTTCAA gAGTTTAAGCTGCCAGAGGATAACGCTGCATAAAAACCTCTTCTTCTCATTTGTGTTAAACtctatcatcaccatcatctggTTGACTGTGGCAGACAACCGGGAACTTGTTGAGAGTAACCCG GTGAGCTGTAAAGTGGTCACTTTTATCCACCTCTACCTGTTTGGCTGTAACTACTTCTGGATGCTGTGTGAGGGCATCTACCTGCACACGCTCATAGTCGTGGCAGTGTTTGCAGAGAAGCAACACCTTATGTGGTACTACCTTCTTGGATGGG GATTTCCATTGATACCTGCTCTGATACATGCTGTAGCCCGCTGTTGCTACTACAATGACAA TTGTTGGATCAGCTCTGACACCTCCCTTCTGTACATCATCCATGGTCCTATCTGTGCTGCACTACTA GTCAACCTGTTTTTCCTGTTGAACATTGTGCGTGTCCTCATCACCAAGCTGAAGGTGACCCACCATGCTGAGTTCAGCCTCTACATGAAGGCTGTGAGGGCCACACTCATCCTGGTCCCTCTGCTGGGCATCCAGTTCGTCCTGCTCCCCTACAAGCCCGAGGGACGCTCTGCTGAGATATATGGCTATGTCATGAACATCCTCATGAACTATCAG GGTCTTTTGGTTGCGACGATATTCTGCTTCTTCAATGGAGAG GTCCAAAGCGTTTTACGGCGACACTGGAATCAGCAGCGGATGCAGTTCGGGGGCACCTTCGCCCATGCCGACGTGTTTCGCTCCGCCTCTTATGTGGCGTCATCTCTGACTGAAGTCCACCGCTGCTACAGCATAGACGGACACACTGAGCACATGAACGGGAAGAACTACCTGGACATCGAGACCACTATCCACAGGTCGGACAACCCATTTGCTTGA
- the zswim2 gene encoding E3 ubiquitin-protein ligase ZSWIM2 — MFRKTTWKNTVSDAVSWHQDQALNTTIFILKEYGPIGFLLKEEGKSKNYKVCLGDPHTCTCSTFLKDRDPCKHICWVLMRKFRLPREHEYCFQQGLVERQIVEVLHGLHKSRTPQQPNSLASAEEKPDPDQEDGSIHQKGIQAQDVCPICQEELLEKRLPVCYCRFGCGNNVHISCMKVWADHQPPLDVEAMVKCPLCREDFGPLKLLQEQVKNSAKLHTAAEREKPDKHLGVLCNNCRVCPITRKCFKCTVCSYYHLCEECMKRNCHPQHIFAMRMKRTQKWRPVKQLVFYTFKSLETTELSENASSVPIESDPVPEHVVKSLPVVRVRRGSRLLDPGQQCRMCLRNFNLGQNVRTLPCHHKFHRDCVDVFLRRSNFCPLDGFVIFNPLLWCCKSGKSTGKLHSALTHTQTKLSDKQEQLFVPGVSLLHKAVSGRLPSLGVATSDELAGALFPILPDPVIHGLQGLRINTTSKEMIDHQRDTEEKRVLSKSLISRRSYSSDQLGCTSDQLRKDLLGVRPGTKSGLYKMRTGQRSTVSSDRLAANGGRGGSLQGLFVGLRMTEAEMTDAPLHNAASVLWRNRTVKKLRARPRLDPGDSLTSGLRMAGVLISTQHQGKSE, encoded by the exons ATGTTTAGAAAAACAACCTGGAAGAACACTGTCAGCGATGCAGTTAGTTGGCACCAGGACCAAGCCCTGAACACAACTATATTCATACTGAAGGAATATGGTCCAATTGGATTCTTGCTCAAAGAGGAGGGGAAGTCCAAAAACTATAAA GTTTGCTTAGGAGATCCACATACTTGTACCTGTTCAACTTTTCTCAAAGACAGGGACCCCTGCAAACACATTTGCTG GGTTTTAATGAGGAAATTCAGACTGCCAAGAGAACACGAAT ACTGTTTTCAGCAGGGCCTTGTGGAGAGGCAGATTGTGGAGGTGCTGCATGGTTTACACAAGAGCAGAACCCCACAGCAACCAAACTCGTTGGCCTCAGCTGAAGAGAAGCCAGATCCGGACCAGGAAGATGGGAGCATACACCAGAAGGGGATCCAAGCCCAGGATGTGTGCCCCATCTGTCAGGAGGAGCTACTGGAAAAGCGTCTACCTGTGTGTTATTGCAG GTTTGGTTGTGGCAACAATGTTCACATCTCGTGTATgaaagtgtgggctgaccaTCAGCCCCCGTTGGATGTGGAAGCCATGGTGAAGTGCCCCCTATGCAGAGAGGACTTTGGGCCTTTGAAGCTCCTGCAGGAACAGGTGAAGAACTCTGCCAAGCTCCACAcggctgcagagagggagaagccAGACAAACACCTGGGCGTCCTCTGCAACAATTGCAGAGTTTGTCCTATTACAAGGAAGTGCTTCAA ATGCACTGTCTGCAGTTATTACCATCTCTGTGAGGAGTGCATGAAGAGGAATTGTCATCCACAGCATATATTTGCAATGCGAATG AAACGGACCCAGAAGTGGAGACCAGTGAAACAGCTGGTCTTTTACACATTCAAATCCCTGGAGACAACCGAGCTGTCAGAGAATGCCAG CTCGGTTCCAATAGAGAGTGACCCAGTGCCAGAACATGTGGTGAAGAGCCTTCCTGTGGTTCGTGTGAGGAGAGGCAGCCGACTATTGGACCCGGGTCAGCAGTGCAGAATGTGTCTCAGGAACTTTAACCTTGGTCAGAATGTCAGAACTCTGCCTTGCCACCACAAG TTTCATAGAGATTGCGTGGACGTATTTCTACGGAGGTCCAACTTCTGCCCCCTGGACGGCTTTGTGATCTTCAACCCGCTGCTGTGGTGCTGCAAAAGTGGAAAGAGCACAGGAAAGCTGCACTCTGCccttacacacacccagaccaagCTCTCCGACAAGCAGGAGCAGCTGTTCGTCCCTGGAGTGTCCCTCCTTCACAAGGCAGTCTCCGGACGTCTTCCCTCCCTGGGTGTAGCTACTTCTGATGAACTCGCTGGTGCCCTCTTCCCTATCTTACCAGACCCAGTGATCCACGGCTTACAGGGCCTTCGCATCAACACGACGAGCAAAGAGATGATTGATCACCAGAGGGACACAGAAGAGAAAAGAGTTCTTTCGAAATCTCTTATAAGTAGGAGAAGCTACTCGTCTGACCAACTCGGCTGCACTTCTGACCAGCTTAGGAAAGATTTATTAGGGGTAAGACCAGGAACTAAGTCAGGCCTGTATAAAATGAGAACAGGGCAACGTAGCACAGTCTCATCAGACAGGTTGGCAGccaatggagggagaggaggaagcctGCAGGGCTTGTTTGTAGGTTTAAGAATGACTGAAGCAGAAATGACTGATGCCCCTCTTCATAACGCTGCCAGCGTCCTGTGGAGAAACAGGACAGTGAAGAAGCTGAGAGCCAGACCCAGACTCGACCCTGGGGACAGTCTGACTTCTGGGCTGAGAATGGCTGGGGTGCTTATAAGCACTCAACACCAGGGGAAATCAGAATGA
- the fam171b gene encoding family with sequence similarity 171 member B, protein MPAERLYLLLSVFLISCGDGVVKAAEGGAPPATGLPSLDGDNAVATVTGASVTRQAAHQVQTPTVPTAEPPFVLRVLVKDQVTRRPLAGAVVDVYVNHTRSSSALSGGRGEVLLRVPYRPGLSLTLLASMVGYVPTPLPWRTAKRPIFSSVTLLLLPQNQGNIWMFEDSVLLTGKLPDISSQASVQFPKNLLMFSSNSNISSLIAYLTVPQRSLAKDCVNCTVGTISKKSGYRSVELKAVAAVSASLYSAGEELQVRGPIQITLPLEEPTSLRPSDTVPAWAFNTKTGGWENQGLGIVKMVNNHLVWTYMASHLGYWIAASIPSSSDYMGHASSMEFLSYHSYLLVGILGGTLAIVIGGLCVLLCHCGGSRRQPRRRSVRFSKLSVMKKDQTTSTHLEEGGHGLSFHPGERAHGLASRSVQCDPSSTPRHKANYNIYVEDPGVRSAGPLYENVGSERTKGPQSSSHYINSDEVARLRERSDQNWAGMGAGQDMFFQDKLVHIYNQPVAIIQAPELFSSLEQQGSGCKSATFPRNGGDYDPHLEASSNDNYTQTLPKIPHHSQTGLDPKQGGQDQPQALEAPPQGQGGSNPGVWGRYSSLLESSVSVPGTLNEAAGMGPFGGGHGVPSELQGISERTLLELTRGKSSSPHPRAWFVSLDGKPAASVRHSIIELQGRHRPTSSNDTSLDSGVDMNEPLQSIREVERERPSGRASSFPYHSRGRYGEDQDLSSSESGTTATCTPEDPYLRNILDGSSGAIPNIPEERDGMDTSSAQEDSESRATPPPRRLRKVRDKGRADKRSARHVREERQLTKRS, encoded by the exons ATGCCTGCGGAACGCCTGTACCTGCTCCTGTCGGTGTTTTTGATTTCCTGCGGGGATGGTGTCGTGAAGGCGGCAGAGGGTGGTGCTCCACCCGCCACCGGCCTACCATCGTTGGATGGGGACAATGCCGTCGCCACTGTCACTGGCGCATCTGTCACTAGACAGGCGGCTCATCAAGTCCAGACGCCGACCGTCCCAACAGCAG AGCCCCCATTTGTCCTGAGGGTCCTGGTGAAGGACCAGGTGACCCGCCGGCCACTAGCCGGGGCTGTGGTGGACGTGTATGTGAACCACACCCGGAGCAGCTCTGCCCTGagcggggggagaggagaggtcctCCTCCGGGTTCCCTACAGACCAGGCCTCAGCCTCACCCTGCTGGCCAGCATGGTGGGCTatgtccccacccccctcccctggaggACCGCAAAAAGACCAA TATTTTCCTCTGTGACGTTATTGCTGCTGCCTCAAAATCAGGGGAACATCTGGATGTTTGAGGACTCCGTGCTTCTCACTGGAAAGTTACCTG ATATCTCCTCTCAGGCCAGTGTTCAGTTTCCCAAGAACCTCCTTATGTTTTCAAGCAACAGCAACATATCTTCATTGATCGCCTACCTGACTGTACCACAGCGCAGCCTAGCAAAGGACTGTGTCAACTGCACTGTCGGCACTATCAGCAAGAAGTCAG GGTACAGAAGTGTTGAGCTGAAGGCCGTGGCGGCCGTCAGTGCCAGCCTGTACTCTGCTGGTGAGGAGCTCCAGGTGCGGGGGCCCATCCAGATCACCCTCCCCCTGGAAGAGCCCACCTCCCTCAGGCCCTCAGACACCGTGCCTGCCTGGGCCTTTAATACCAAGACAG GTGGTTGGGAGAATCAGGGTCTTGGAATAGTAAAAATGGTAAACAATCACCTGGTCTGGACCTACATGGCCTCTCATCTTGGGTACTGGATTGCTGCATCCATTCCCTCCTCCAGTG ATTACATGGGACATGCAAGCTCCATGGAATTCCTGTCATACCACAGTTACTTGCTTGTGGGAATATTGGGTGGGACTTTGGCGATCGTCattgggggtctgtgtgtgctgctttGCCATTGTGG AGGTTCACGTCGTCAACCAAGGAGAAGGAGTGTGCGCTTCTCCAAACTGTCGGTTATGAAGAAGGACCAGACGACCTCCAcccacctggaggaggggggccacGGCCTGTCTTTCCACCCCGGCGAGAGAGCCCACGGCCTGGCCTCACGCAGCGTCCAGTGTGACCCCTCATCCACTCCTAGGCACAAAGCCAACTACAACATCTACGTAGAAGACCCAGGGGTTCGCTCTGCGGGCCCTCTGTACGAGAACGTCGGTTCAGAACGGACCAAGGGGCCCCAGTCCTCGTCTCAttacatcaacagcgacgaggtgGCTCGCCTGAGGGAGAGGTCCGACCAGAACTGGGCCGGGATGGGGGCAGGCCAGGACATGTTCTTCCAAGACAAGCTGGTCCACATCTACAACCAGCCCGTGGCCATCATCCAGGCCCCTGAGCTTTTTAGCTCGCTGGAGCAGCAAGGGTCAGGCTGCAAGTCAGCTACCTTCCCCCGCAATGGAGGCGACTATGACCCTCATTTGGAGGCCAGCAGTAATGACAACTACACCCAGACCCTCCCTAAGATCCCCCACCACTCCCAGACGGGTCTTGACCCCAAGCAGGGTGGCCAGGACCAGCCCCAGGCACTGGAGGCTCCACCCCAAGGACAGGGGGGCTCCAACCCTGGAGTGTGGGGCCGATATAGCAGCCTCCTCGAATCCTCCGTGTCTGTCCCGGGGACCCTCAACGAGGCCGCTGGCATGGGGCCCTTTGGAGGTGGTCATGGGGTCCCCAGTGAGCTACAAGGGATCTCAGAGCGCACCTTGCTGGAGCTGACACGGGGcaagtcctcctctcctcaccccagggCCTGGTTTGTGTCTCTGGATGGGAAGCCCGCAGCCTCGGTTCGCCACTCCATCATCGAGCTCCAGGGCCGCCACCGGCCGACCAGCAGCAACGACACAAGCCTGGATTCCGGGGTGGACATGAACGAGCCGCTGCAGAGCATCCGCGAGGTGGAGCGGGAGAGGCCCTCAGGGAGGGCGTCCTCCTTCCCTTACCACAGCAGGGGGCGCTACGGCGAGGACCAGGATCTGAGCAGCAGTGAGAGCGGGACCACCGCCACCTGCACCCCCGAAGACCCCTATCTCCGGAACATTCTGGACGGGAGCAGCGGCGCCATCCCCAACATTCCAGAGGAGCGCGATGGCATGGATACCTCCAGCGCTCAGGAGGACAGCGAGTCCAGGGCCACGCCGCCTCCACGCCGGCTGAGGAAGGtgagggataaagggagggCCGACAAGAGGAGTGCCAGGCatgtcagagaggagaggcagttgACGAAGCGAAGTTAA